CTGCGCAGCGAAACCTTTGATGTGGGGACGCGGCTTTTGGCGCCCGCCTTGGGCCATTTGGGCGTCAAGCGCCTGGAGGCGGTGGTCTTGACCCATGATCATCCCGACCACCGCAAGGGCCTGCATCAGGTTCTCAGCCATTTCGAGGTGGAGGAGTTCTGGGCACCCGCCCCCCTGGCGGAACTTGACACGGATCTGGTTCGCCTGCTGGATGAGCGCGCCATCCGGGTCCGCCATTTTGCGCCGGGGTGGACGGTGATTGAGCGAGAACACCAGTCCCTGGCCGTGTTCCAGGCCGAAGGCAGGGGGCTGTCCCTCAACGATCGCTCCCTGGTCATCCATGCCGCTCAGGGACAAGAAGGCGTGCTGTTGACGGCCGACCTGGAGGAGCGAGGTGTCGGTGAACTGCTCTTGCATCCCTTGCCCGGGGCTGTATCCTTGCTGAAGCTTCCCCATCACGGCAGCGCCCGCTCTCGGGTGGAGCACCTGGTGGCGGCGGCACAACCCTCCGCGACTTTTGTGTCCGCCGGTCGCCACAACGTTTATCGCCTGCCGGCGCGGCGCGTCGTCGATGGGTTGGCGCGGGAGAACATCCCCCTGTATCGGACCGACACCCAGGGGACCTTGCGCATGCGGACCCAGGGAAAGGGCTGGGCGATTGAACATTGGTCGAAGGGCCGCTTTCGGCGACCGGATGGCGCGTTTTTTGCTGATCAGTTTGCGGATTCTCACGCGGAGCCCCTATGAAAAACCCAACCCTTCTGGTTGTCGCTGTCGAGCAGATGCCTCGCCGACTTCTCACCGATGTATTTAGCCCCGAGGGGATCGTCGTGGAAACCTGCGACGCGGGACAGGCCGCTCTGCGCAGGCTTGAGGCGGGCGGGATCGAGTTGGTCATCGCCGATCTGGCCGAGGGGGAAAGGTTGCTGGCTTCGCGTCGGTTCGGATCCTCTCCCGAGGTGTTGTTGGTCGCTGCTTGCGCCGATCGTGAGCAAGCCATCGCGACCTTGCAAAAGGGCGCGGGCGACTTTCTGAGCAAGCCCGTTCAGCCCGACGAGTTGCGCCATCGCGTCCTGGCCCTACTGGAAAAGCGCCGTCTGGCGGCGGAAAATGAGGCGCTTCATGCTGAAAACGGCCTGTTGCGCGAGGGGCTGGAACTTGGCGCCCTGCTTGATCTGGAGCCGCTTCTGGCGCGCGCCGTCCCTTGGATTCAAAGAGAACTGGGCGCGACGGCGGGTTTTGCCTTCGTGCGTGACGACGAAGATTTCTCCCTTCATGCCGTGACGGGGATGGAGCAGTCGCAGGCGCAAAGCTGGGCGCCCCTGCTTTTTTCCGGTTTGTCCTCCGGGCCGGGCCCCTGGCATCTGGATGTCGAGGAAAGCCAGGCCCTGCAGTGCGCGGAGCCGATTCTGGCTTATCCTCTGTACTTTCAGGACCAGCTCCGGGGCGGACTGGTCTTTGTCGGAGCCGCCCGGTTCGTCGAGCGTGCCGAATTGCTTTTTAAACAGACGGCGCTGGCTTTCGAGAACGCGTTTCGCCTGCGCGGCGCGCGCGAGCTCATGTATACCGATGATCTGACCGGCCTCTTCAACCATCGCTACCTGCATCTGGTGCTGGAGCAGGAGATACGCCGCTCGGGACGCTATCGCCTTGAATTCGCTCTGGTCTTTATCGATCTGGATCATTTCAAGGCCATTAATGACACCCATGGCCATCTGGTCGGCAGCGCCGTGCTGACCGAAGTGGGGCAGGTGCTGCGTCAGTGCCTGCGGGATACGGACCTGCTTTTTCGCTATGGCGGTGATGAATTTACCGCGCTGCTGGTGGAGACGGAGGAGGAGGGCGCGCTGGTGGTGGCGGAGCGCATGCGCGCCACCTTGGAACACCATAAGTTTCTCGCCGGCGACGGAGTCAATGCCCGCCTGACGGCGACCTTCGGCGTGGCGGTTTTTCCCGGGGATGCCGAGGACCGCATGGAGTTGCTGCTGCGCGCCGACCGCGCCATGTACTGGGGGAAAAAACACCGCAATGTCGTGTGTCGGGCACAGGATCTCAAAGATGCCTGACATTTTCGGGCCGCATCTTTCCTCGGCCGGGCGTCTTGGGCGTTGACGGGGTGGGCCTCCCCGGGGTAAATATGGCACGGATTCGGCCGGCAGATCTGCACGGCCGAAATTTTTGATGGAGGCGCACAGGATTTATGAGCATGACCGGCATCAAGGGGATGAACGACATCCTTCCCGGCGAGGTGGAGACCTGGCAATTTCTCGAAAGCGCGGCGCGCCGCGTGTTCGCTCTGCACGGCTTCTCGGAGATTCGCGTGCCGGTGGTGGAAAAAACCGAACTTTTTCGGCGCTCCATCGGTGAAACCACGGATATCGTGGAAAAGGAAATGTACACCTTCGTCGACAAGGGCGGCACGTCCCTGACCCTGCGCCCCGAGGGCACGGCCTCGGTCATGCGTGCTTTCATCGAGCATAAGTTGTATGCCGCCGATCCTGTCGCCAAGCTCTATTATATGGGACCCATGTTTCGCTATGAGCGTCCGCAGAAGGGGCGCTATCGTCAGTTCCATCAGATCGGCGTCGAGGCGGTGGGGGTCGATGATCCCCGCATCGATGCCCAGATCCTGGCCATGCTCTGCCAATTTTTCGACGACATCGGCCTCGACGAGTTGGAACTGCAGATCAATTCCCTGGGCTGTCCGGAATGTCGCCCGGCCTATCGCCGGCAGCTGGTCGCCTTTCTCGAAGCCCGGCTCGGCGAGCTCTGCGATGACTGCCGACGGCGTGTCACGAGCAATCCGCTGCGGGTTCTTGATTGCAAGGCGGCCGGTTGTCGCGAGGCGACCGTGG
This portion of the Geoalkalibacter sp. genome encodes:
- a CDS encoding diguanylate cyclase — encoded protein: MKNPTLLVVAVEQMPRRLLTDVFSPEGIVVETCDAGQAALRRLEAGGIELVIADLAEGERLLASRRFGSSPEVLLVAACADREQAIATLQKGAGDFLSKPVQPDELRHRVLALLEKRRLAAENEALHAENGLLREGLELGALLDLEPLLARAVPWIQRELGATAGFAFVRDDEDFSLHAVTGMEQSQAQSWAPLLFSGLSSGPGPWHLDVEESQALQCAEPILAYPLYFQDQLRGGLVFVGAARFVERAELLFKQTALAFENAFRLRGARELMYTDDLTGLFNHRYLHLVLEQEIRRSGRYRLEFALVFIDLDHFKAINDTHGHLVGSAVLTEVGQVLRQCLRDTDLLFRYGGDEFTALLVETEEEGALVVAERMRATLEHHKFLAGDGVNARLTATFGVAVFPGDAEDRMELLLRADRAMYWGKKHRNVVCRAQDLKDA
- the hisS gene encoding histidine--tRNA ligase, with product MSMTGIKGMNDILPGEVETWQFLESAARRVFALHGFSEIRVPVVEKTELFRRSIGETTDIVEKEMYTFVDKGGTSLTLRPEGTASVMRAFIEHKLYAADPVAKLYYMGPMFRYERPQKGRYRQFHQIGVEAVGVDDPRIDAQILAMLCQFFDDIGLDELELQINSLGCPECRPAYRRQLVAFLEARLGELCDDCRRRVTSNPLRVLDCKAAGCREATVEAPAMLDHLCGGCDDHFAEVRTHLDAVGTPYAVNRRMVRGLDYYTRTTFEMVTANLGAQNAVAAGGRYDGLVRELGGPALPGIGFAMGVERLALLLGDKRQARQSPALFVAALGDAAQGRAFVLMHQMQRQGLRVEIDYQGRSLKSQMRRADKLAAPLVLIIGEDELARGVGQLRFMADSSQREVALVELYETVVAELAGWSGAGQCP